In Balearica regulorum gibbericeps isolate bBalReg1 unplaced genomic scaffold, bBalReg1.pri S35, whole genome shotgun sequence, a genomic segment contains:
- the LOC142599640 gene encoding Fc receptor-like protein 4, which yields SPSDLPLPPNITVTPEKTEYLIGDTVSLRCVAPWSKERIQGFQFSGTSGWAVDVRTTKRTYTYRFNVTGPKDGGAHACTYTIVNRLRQPVRSQDSKSIILSVRDHPPQPALTFNSSTSIAIEGQTLVFLCKAPAGDAERRFRFYKEKVKVINVNELTLRENEAQLQVAEINRNFSGNFTCGYEEKTEGRWIPSYPSQAVQVLVKEPASAPTLGVDPPTRVVSENYPLRLTCEASRDDFGLRFRFYRNGVEIQPGQGGSKTKNVGNFSEILFPQSPRKFGGTFSCGVEENVGGIWMPSPRSEGVNVAVRDLPSRPALLSDPPSGEVMDGDPLILTCIGSGSVSQRKFYFYKDGDEQFSETTTRDRSLFNVSVATTALTTGDFTCRYEEKVNDGWIPSPFSQSMMVVTQARSQLTPLVAGCAAGAAALFLGFLLVVCLCRRRRGSAHWKGLHDKDDPSAYPMANFNPCDV from the exons TCACCTTCagaccttcctcttcctcccaacATCACCGTGACGCCGGAGAAGACGGAATATCTCATCGGAGACACCGTCTCCCTCCGGTGCGTGGCTCCCTGGTCGAAGGAGAGGATCCAAGGTTTTCAGTTTTCGGGGACAAGCGGATGGGCCGTGGACGTCAGGACGACGAAGAGGACCTACACCTATCGCTTCAACGTCACGGGGCCGAAGGACGGAGGAGCGCACGCTTGTACGTACACCATCGTCAACCGGTTGCGACAACCCGTTCGCTCCCAGGACAGCAAATCCATCATCCTCAGCGTCAGAG acCATCCACCTCAACCCGCGCTGACCTTCAACTCTTCAACCAGCATCGCGATCGAAGGCCAAACCCTCGTCTTCCTCTGCAAGGCCCCGGCGGGGGACGCGGAGCGAAGGTTTCGTTTCTACAAGGAGAAGGTCAAGGTCATTAACGTGAACGAGTTGACTTTGAGGGAGAACGAAGCTCAGCTCCAAGTGGCGGAGATCAACCGGAACTTCAGCGGCAACTTCACCTGCGGTTACGAGGAGAAGACGGAAGGGCGCTGGATCCCGTCCTACCCCAGCCAAGCCGTGCAGGTCCTCGTGAAAG agcctgctTCCGCTCCCACCTTGGGAGTAGACCCTCCCACCAGGGTGGTGAGCGAAAACTATCCCTTACGTCTCACCTGCGAAGCCTCCAGAGATGATTTCGGGTTGAGGTTTCGCTTCTACAGGAACGGGGTGGAGATCCAACCGGGCCAAGGGGGTTCGAAAACGAAGAACGTCGGGAATTTCTCCGAAATTCTCTTCCCGCAAAGCCCCAGGAAGTTCGGTGGGACGTTCAGTTGCGGGGTGGAGGAAAACGTGGGCGGGATTTGGATGCCGTCGCCCCGAAGCGAAGGCGTGAACGTCGCCGTGAGGG ACCTTCCATCCCGACCCGCTTTGCTCTCGGACCCCCCATCCGGAGAAGTGATGGACGGTGACCCCTTGATCCTCACCTGCATCGGCAGCGGTTCCGTCTCCCAACGTAAATTTTACTTCTACAAAGACGGCGACGAACAATTCTCGGAGACGACCACGAGGGATCGGTCGTTGTTCAACGTTTCCGTGGCCACCACCGCCCTCACCACCGGTGATTTCACCTGCCGCTACGAGGAGAAGGTCAACGATGGGTGGATCCCGTCCCCGTTCAGCCAATCCATGATGGTTGTCACGCAAG CCCGCTCTCAGCTCACCCCATTGGTGGCCGGTTGCGCCGCGGGCGCGGCTGCGCTGTTCCTGGGGTTCCTATTGGTCGTTTGCCTGTGTCGGAGGCGGAGAG GAAGCGCTCACTGGAAGGGGCTTCACGACAAAGACGACCCGAGCGCCTACCCCATGGCCAACTTCAACCCCTGCGACGTCTGA